From Brassica oleracea var. oleracea cultivar TO1000 chromosome C3, BOL, whole genome shotgun sequence, a single genomic window includes:
- the LOC106333825 gene encoding reticuline oxidase-like protein: CSTVGAGGHISGGGYGNLMRKYGLTVDHVVDALIVDVNGKLLNRSTMGEDLFWAIRGGGGGSFGVILSWKINLVDVPEILTVFRVNKTLEQGGIDVLYKWQLVSSKLLDGLFLRAVSQVVNRTIAVVFYAQFLGRANELVAIMNQSLPELGLKRQDCLEMSWLNTTLFWEDLPVGTPTSVLLDRPSKPEKFFKSKSDYVKKPIPKEGIKKLWEALLEFNNNNIVYMQWNPYGGVMDKVPAAATPFPHRKGNLFEVQYYTSWLDANATRGSLDMMKKLYEVAEPCVSSNPREAFLNYRDIDIGSNPSNETNVDEAEIYGSKYFVGNLKRLMEVKAKYDPENFFKNEQSIPPARVKQ; encoded by the coding sequence TGCTCTACCGTAGGAGCTGGAGGACACATAAGCGGTGGAGGATACGGGAACCTCATGAGAAAATACGGACTCACGGTGGACCATGTCGTTGATGCACTTATAGTTGATGTTAATGGCAAGCTCTTGAATAGATCTACCATGGGAGAAGATCTCTTCTGGGCGATTCGAGGTGGTGGTGGTGGGAGTTTCGGAGTCATCCTCTCTTGGAAAATAAACCTAGTCGATGTTCCAGAGATCTTGACGGTGTTTAGGGTTAACAAAACATTGGAACAAGGTGGAATCGATGTTCTCTACAAGTGGCAGCTTGTCTCATCCAAACTCCTTGATGGACTTTTCCTCAGAGCAGTGTCTCAGGTCGTAAACAGAACCATCGCGGTTGTGTTCTATGCGCAGTTCTTGGGTCGAGCCAATGAGCTTGTGGCGATAATGAACCAAAGCTTACCTGAACTAGGGCTAAAACGCCAAGATTGTTTAGAGATGAGTTGGCTTAACACAACGTTGTTTTGGGAAGACTTACCTGTCGGTACACCGACAAGCGTTCTTTTAGATAGACCGTCTAAACCGGAAAAGTTCTTCAAGAGCAAATCGGATTATGTCAAGAAACCAATCCCTAAAGAAGGAATCAAGAAGCTTTGGGAAGCATTGTTGGAGTTCAACAATAATAATATTGTGTATATGCAATGGAACCCTTACGGTGGCGTGATGGACAAGGTTCCGGCGGCCGCCACCCCGTTTCCTCATCGGAAAGGAAACTTGTTCGAGGTTCAGTATTATACGTCGTGGTTGGACGCAAACGCCACAAGGGGTAGCTTGGATATGATGAAGAAGTTGTACGAGGTTGCGGAACCGTGTGTATCAAGTAACCCGAGAGAGGCGTTTTTGAATTACAGAGACATTGATATTGGAAGCAATCCGAGTAATGAAACAAACGTTGATGAAGCTGAGATCTATGGTTCGAAGTATTTCGTGGGGAATTTAAAGAGGTTGATGGAAGTTAAAGCCAAGTATGATCCTGAGAACTTTTTCAAGAACGAGCAGAGTATTCCTCCTGCTCGTGTGAAGCAGTAG